In Pontimonas salivibrio, the sequence ACCTTGGCGGCGAAGCGCGTCAAAAAGGTGGCCTCTTCCATCGCGGAGTCGCCACCACCCACAACGGCTACTGTCTTTTCTCGGAAAAAAGCACCATCACAGGTGGCACACCACGACAATCCGTGCCCACTGAGTCGCTCTTCTTCAGCTAGCCCGAGTTTTCGGTAGGCAGAACCGGTCGCATAGATCACCGTTTTAGTTTCAAGCACATCTTTGTTGCCGAGAGTGATCTTTTTGACCGGACCGTCTAAGTCCAAATCCGCGACATCGTCGAAAAGGATTTTCGCCCCAAAACGTTCTGCCTGAGCCTGCATCTTCATCATCAGGTCGGGGCCCATGATGCCCTCCGGGAACCCCGGGTAATTGTCCACCTCAGTGGTGTTCATTAAGTCGCCACCAAATTCCACAGAAGACGCCACCACAATCGGGTTCAGGTTTGCTCTGGCCGCGTAGATTGCCGCCGTGTAGCCGGCGGGGCCAGATCCGATAATGACGACGTCATGCATAGGGTGATTACCTCTCGTTAAATTCTCATTCTCAGCTACTTGCGCTAACGAAGTCTAAGAGTGGACTATTCCCGCCCGGTGAACACGCGTTGAATCAGACGCCGTGTCCCACCCACGATTTCCCTCATGTCCTGATTTTTCACCACGAGAAGCACACCGATATACATCGTCGCCATCACCAAGCCCACACCCGCGATCACGCTCGCGGCACCAAACACTGAAGCGCGGGCGAAACCAGTGGGCTCCAAACCGCCCGCCGCCACAACAATCAACACACCCACGAGGATTGCCGGGAGTGTTGCCAGCACAAATCCAGCAAGCCTCAACACAATTGCCCCGAGCTTTAAGGCCGGGAGCGCTCGACGCAAAAACAGCAATGCGACAGCGAGTTGGGCAAACGACGCTAAAGATGCCGAAATTGCTAAACCTGCCGCGAGCTGGTCGCTGGCAAAAGTGGACGTCGAGAGGGCTAAGAAAATGAACACGCCGGTGTGGACGAGTTGGAACACAAACGGTGTCCTGGTGTCATCCAACGAATAAAACACTCGCTGAATCACAAACACGACACTGAAGGTCGCCAAACCGATGGCGTAGGCGGAAATCACCAACCCCATCGCTTCGATGTTCTCTGCGGTGCCGCCAAACAGTGTGGCGAAGGGTAACGACAGAACTAACAGTCCCGCGGAGGCGAGAATCATCATCGCCCCAATTTGGCGAATTGACCTCGTCACATCCGAGACCACCTTGTCGGTATCGCCGTCTCTGGCATGGGTGGCCATTCGGGTGAAATACGCCGTGGCAAGAGATACCGCAATCACCGAGTGCGGCACCATAAACAAAAGCCAAGAAAAGCGAAGAACTGCCAGGCCGGGTTGTCCCTCACTGGTGGCCAACGTGGCGACATTGGCTTGAACAAC encodes:
- the trxB gene encoding thioredoxin-disulfide reductase, which encodes MHDVVIIGSGPAGYTAAIYAARANLNPIVVASSVEFGGDLMNTTEVDNYPGFPEGIMGPDLMMKMQAQAERFGAKILFDDVADLDLDGPVKKITLGNKDVLETKTVIYATGSAYRKLGLAEEERLSGHGLSWCATCDGAFFREKTVAVVGGGDSAMEEATFLTRFAAKVYIIHRSDNLRASAAMQDRAHNDPKIEFLFHQQVAHIYGDEQVTGVGLVHTQTGEKTALDLDGVFVAIGSDPRTHIVHDKLNLTEFGTVWVDGRSSRTSVDGVFAAGDVIDPTYRQAVTAAGSGTVAALDAQHYLEAQAG
- the murJ gene encoding murein biosynthesis integral membrane protein MurJ; amino-acid sequence: MANPAATGGDNLGRAGALLASGTIVSRILGFASAILLARILGTVGSGADTFALANQLPNNIYALIAGGVLTAVLVPHIVRAGAHADGGTAYINKIVTLGFIVFLVLAAIATLLAPLLVTLYAQEANPGQRGFSANDMALATALAYWSLPQVLFYALYSLLGEVLNARKVFGPFTWAPVLNNLVFIAGLLIFNALFGNRDVTNALEWTGSMVALLAGGATAGIAAQAFILLVFWRRAGVSYRPDFHWRGVGLAKTGRAAGWLFGMIFLAQIAGVVQANVATLATSEGQPGLAVLRFSWLLFMVPHSVIAVSLATAYFTRMATHARDGDTDKVVSDVTRSIRQIGAMMILASAGLLVLSLPFATLFGGTAENIEAMGLVISAYAIGLATFSVVFVIQRVFYSLDDTRTPFVFQLVHTGVFIFLALSTSTFASDQLAAGLAISASLASFAQLAVALLFLRRALPALKLGAIVLRLAGFVLATLPAILVGVLIVVAAGGLEPTGFARASVFGAASVIAGVGLVMATMYIGVLLVVKNQDMREIVGGTRRLIQRVFTGRE